A stretch of the Mustela nigripes isolate SB6536 chromosome X, MUSNIG.SB6536, whole genome shotgun sequence genome encodes the following:
- the LOC132006965 gene encoding uncharacterized LOC128031833 homolog gives MDSLTEQRLTSPNLPAPHLEHYSVLHCTMTLDVQTVVVFAVIVVLLLVNVILMFFLGTR, from the coding sequence ATGGACAGTCTGACAGAGCAGAGACTGACATCTCCCAATCTGCCGGCCCCCCACTTGGAACACTACAGTGTTCTGCATTGCACCATGACCCTGGATGTGCAAACTGTAGTTGTTTTTGCCGTGATTGTAGTCCTCCTGCTTGTCAATGTCATACTCATGTTTTTCCTGGGAACGCGCTGA